TTCTAGATAAAGATTCAATTTTCAACACACTTTTACTGGGATTTGCAATGGCCGGAATGCTTTACAGTAAGTATCATGGCATACTGGTAATTGTTTTTGTTGTTCTTTCAAACCTTAAACTATTTAGAAAACCAAGGTTTTGGATGGCGAGTATTTTTGGCTTTGTTTTGTTTGTCCCTCATTTGCTCTGGCAATATGAGAATGGATTTCCGTCTTTTATTTATCATTTAAAAGAAAGAAACAAGAAACCTTATAATTTCGGGAAAACACTGCTTCATTTTGTGAATATGATCGCTATTGTAGGAATTACCTTCCCAGTTATCTACAATGCTTTTTTAAAACAAAAAACCAATAACCTCTTTGAAAAGTCTTTGAAATACATTGTTTATGGCTTTTTTGTCTTTTTCCTGATCAGTACATTTAGCTCAGAACCTCAGGCCCAATGGGTGATTGTTATATCTATCCCTCTTGTTTTAATTGTTTTTCCTTTTCTGGTCAGAGAACTTAAGGCGCGACGTTGGCTATATATTCTTGGCCTGATTCAATTAGCTATTCTTTTGACAGCAAGAGCTTTTTTCGCATTTCCATCAATTTCTCCTGTACCCCTTGAGCCTCACTTATCAATGCAATGGATCCCGGAACTGAAAATGAAAACAGAATCAAGGCCTCTGGTATTTGTAAATAACTACAGTGAAGCTTCACTTTATAATTTTTACACCGGAGTACAAACTCATTCTTATAGTATTTTAAAAGGGCGTAAGAGTCAATACGATCTTCTTGATTTTGAGGAGAATATGCAGGGATCGAATATTTATTCCGTAAGTAAATATAAATCTGATCTGCCCGAAATAGCCTCAAGGACCGGACGTATATATTATGGCAAACCTATAGACAATTATCATACTTTTGAAAAAGTAAAATGTGTGATGGATAAAAATCAATTAAACATTGTCCAGGGTTTAAACACAATTGAGTTTACATTGACGAACGATTATGAACGAACCATTGTTTTTGATCATGTGGATTTGGTGGGCGTTTTTCAAGGTTCGAAGAATAAAATCATATTAACAGTGCCTTTGCAGGCTGCCAAAATAGATCCGATTGAGGCAAATGAAAAAAGGAAAATAACAGCAAGTTTTAACCTAACCGAAATGCCATCTTCAGAAATGTTGACATTTAGGATTGCTCTTGATTTTTACAAACTTATGGAGGGTTTTCAGGGTAATAAGGTCAGAGTGGAAATCAAAAACAAATAAATTCGAAAAATGTTTGAGGGAATTGAAAGAATATCTGTTTCGAGTGATTGGATCACTTTGATTTTTCTTACTGTTTTGATACTTGTTGCCGTTCTGCAATTCAATTTTTCCGAAAGGTTTTCCAAGCTTTTCTCTTTAATTTATTCTGAAAAATATTACACTGATTTTTACAAAAGCAGGCCATTAATTTTTAATTGGTTTCATGTAATTTTCTTTTTTATCATAATTTTTAACATTTCAATGGCACTTTATTTTGCCTTAAACTCCTTTAAAGGGCCGGTCGAAAATGATTCATTTTACCTTTATTCCAAATTACTTATTATGACGAGTTTGTACTTTGGTATTCGATATATTCTAGGTTATTTTCTTGCTTATATTTTTGAATTAGAAGAAGGTCAAAATTATTTTACATTCCTAAAAATCAGTAATTTAGCACTTATTTCTATATTAGTTTTTCCGCTTCTTGTTCTGGCCAATTACAGCGCAGGTGTTTTTCATAAGTTCTTGATAACTTTCGGATTAGTGGTCTCCGTTGCAATTGCTTTATTTCGTTACTTTGTATTGATCAAAAATGAAAAGTTAAGTTTTAACAATATTTTCTATTTATTTTTGTACCTTTGCGCCCTTGAATTAGCCCCCTTTATAGTTATTTATAAACTGTTTGTTGATTAAAACAAGATTATATGAAAGTAAAAACTATACTCGTTTCGCAACCAGCACCCAAGGCAGCTCAATCTCCTTATTTTGATTTGATGAATAAACAAAAAGTGAAAATTGATTTTCGCTCGTTCATTCATGTTGAAGGAGAAACGTCTCGAGAGGTAAGAAATCAAAAAATTGATTTTTTGAGCTTTTCTGCTGTGATCTTTACAAGTAGAAATGCCGTGGATCACTATTTTAGACTTGCTGAAGAGATGAGGGTTACAATTCCGGATGACATGAAGTATTTTTGTTTATCTGAAGCTGTGGCGTTTTATTTACAAAAGTATGTTGTTTACAGAAAGCGTAAAATTTACGTTGGAACCCGAACATTTGATGATTTAATGCCTTTGATTAAAAAGCATAAGTCGGAAAAATTCCTTTTACCGAGTTCAGACAAGGTGAAACAGACGATGATTGACAAGATGAATAGCCTGAACGTTGAATGGAAAAGAGCCGTATTATTCAAAACCGTTGTCAGTGACTTGTCAGATCTTGAAAATGTTTTTTATGACATTCTGGTTTTCTTTAGTCCTAGCGGAATTAAATCGCTGTTCGAGAATTTCCCTTCTTTTAAACAAAATGATACAAGAATTGCAGTTTTCGGAAATTCAACCGTAAAAGCAGCTGAAGAAGCAGGTTTAAAAATTGATATTGCTGCTCCTTCAAAAGAAACACCGTCCATGACAATGGCTTTAGAAAAATATATCAAAGAGGTGAATAAGTAAACCTTTGTGATCAAATATAAAAAAAGCGACTTTTTCAAGTCGCTTTTTTGTTTTAGCTTGTTTTGATTGCCTCGGTTATCTTGGTTTCCAATTCTTCTGCTAATTCGGGGTTGTCTCCAATTAAGGATTTGACCGCATCTCTTCCCTGCCCCAGTTTAGTATCTCCATAACTAAACCAGGAACCACTCTTCTTAATGATTTCCAGTTCGACCCCAAGATCAAGAATTTCTCCAACTTTAGAAACTCCCTGACCATACATAATATCAAACTCAGTTGTCTGAAATGGCGGAGCCACTTTATTCTTGACCACTTTTACCTTGGCTCTGTTCCCAAGGATCTTGTCACCATCCTTTATTTGCGTTCTCCTCCTGATATCCAACCGAACCGAAGCGTAAAACTTCAATGCGTTACCACCTGTTGTCGTTTCAGGATTCCCAAACATCACCCCAATTTTTTCCCTTAGTTGATTGATAAAAATTACGGTACAATTGGTTTTGTTAATGGTTGCTGTAAGCTTTCTAAGAGCCTGAGACATTAACCTTGCATGTAAGCCCATTTTAGAATCTCCCATCTCACCTTCAATTTCACTTTTGGGCGTTAATGCGGCAACTGAGTCAATGATCACGATATCAACAGCTCCCGAACTGATCAAATTATCAGCAATTTCCAAGGCCTGCTCACCATAATCAGGTTGTGAAATGATCAGGTTGTCAATATCCACACCTAAATTTGCAGCGTAAAAACGGTCAAAAGCATGTTCCGCATCAATAAAAGCGGCAATTCCTCCTGCTTTTTGAGCTTCAGCCATCGCATGTAATGCAAGGGTGGTTTTCCCAGAAGATTCCGGCCCAAAAATCTCAATAACTCTGCCCTTTGGGTAACCTCCAACTCCTAAAGCAAGATCCAGGCCCAGTGATCCTGAAGGAATTACTTCAATATTCTCGTTTGCAACATCCCCCATTTTCATTACAGAACCTTTCCCATAAGTTTTGTCCAGTTTATCAAGAGTAAGCTGTAATGCCTTTAGTTTTGCGGTTTTTTCTTTATCTTCTGCCATAATCGATCGTAATATTTATCTTATTTCTTTTTAATTCAACGGTAGCTAAAATAGGAATTTTTACGGGTAATAATTCCCCTCAACCCTAACTTAATTATTAACAATTCTATGTCAGAATCCCTATCATTTCCAGCGGTCAGCTATTTATAAAAAAAATTCATCAAGGTAAACCAAAGTCAGAGAATATTTTGAGTACTCAAAAGCTTTAAAGAATAATTCTTATTAGACTCTGTTTTATTCACTAACTTTATTAGTAATTATGAAAATTTCTTATTTAAAAATATTTCTGATTTATAGTTTTGTTTTTTCAATGGCTGGATATGCTCAGGAAGTTGAGCAAGTTGTTGATAAACCTGTAGAATCTGAAGAAGCAAAACTGGCTAAGGCAGCCCAAAATCCGGTTGCTGCCATATACAGCTTACCGTTTCAGAATAACACAACTTTTAATGTAGGTCAATTAAACAGAACTCAAAATGTATTGAATATTCAACCTGTTATCCCTATTGGTTTGAGTGAGGGTATTAACCTAATAAACAGGATAATATTACCCGTTATAACACAACCTTATGGAGATAATGGAACTAATTCATCCACTGGGATCGGCGATATAAGTTATACGGCCTGGTTATCTCCAACCAAAGCATCTAAATTAATTTGGGGTGTAGGACCTGTTCTTCAGATCCCAACCTCGTCTACAGCAGATGAATTTGGTTCCAGAGAATTTGGTATCGGTCCGTCAATAGTTGCCCTTACAACGATCGATAAGTGGGTTGCAGGTGTTGTCATTAATAATGTATGGACTTTTGGTGATGTAGGGGAAAATAAATTTCTTTTTCAATATTTTGTCAATTATAACTTACCCAAAGCTGTTTATATAGTTTCTGCACCTATACTGACCGCAAATTGGAATGCTGAAAGCGGGCAACAGTGGATCGTTCCTTTTGGAGGGGGTGTTGGTAAAGTTTTTAAAATAGGTAAACAGCCAATTAATGTTAATGCTCAAGGTTATTATAATGCTGTTAGGCCAGATGGATGGGGTGACTGGCAAATGAGGGTTCAGGCTCAACTAATGTTTCCAAAAAAACCGAAAAAATAAAGACAAAAATCTTTTTAAGAATTAATTTCCTTGATCATATACATATGAGGAATTCCATCTTCCATGTAATGATGTCCGGTTGAAATAAATCCAAGTGACTCATAGAATTTTTGGAGATAGGTCTGTGCCCCAATTTTAATCTTTTTAACCTGAAATAACCTGATCAAAGATTCCACAGATCCTTTCATTAGCTCAAACCCTATTCCATCCTTTCTAAAATCCTTATGAACCACAACCCTGCCAATTGCTGCTTCTTCATAATAATCTCCAGGCGCAAACAATCGGGTATAAGCAATAATTTTACCATCATCCGTCGTACCAAAAAAATGATAGGCAATTTGATCTTTATCATCTAGTTCAGGATAAGGGCAATCCTGTTCCACAACAAATATGTTAATTCGAAGCTGAATAATATCATGGAACTCTTCCAATGACAGATCATTAAATTTCTTTAAGTTCCATTTCATATGTTACTCTTAATCCTGAATAATAAAATCTTTATGGTCATCTCTTTCATATTCCGGTTGTAAATTAGAGTGATTAATATGAAATTTTTCAAACAATATGAGTTCTACCCTGGAACAAATTTCATCAAATTCAGATAATTTTATGTCCTTTTCAAATTCAATATGTGCCTCGAAATGTATATCATGATCATTTAACTGCCAAATATGTACATGATGAATATTTTCTATTTCAGGCAATGCAGTAATTTCGTCTTGAATGGCTTGAATTTCTAATCCTTTTGGGGCAAATAGCATCAATATCTTTAAAGAATCTATAAATATGCTCCAGCTCATGTAAAAAAGATATAATGAAATTATTATCGTCAAAACTGCATCCAGCCAGTAA
This DNA window, taken from Lutimonas zeaxanthinifaciens, encodes the following:
- a CDS encoding ArnT family glycosyltransferase — encoded protein: MKIIKDHKFQFFSLLILFFILNFLQSSITLLFEDEAYYYVWSKDLAFGYFDHPPMVALWAAIGQFFSEGELGVRMLSAVSFSTMVWLIWSMIDLKDKWNHVILFFLLIVSLAFWQVFGFIMTPDTPLLLFSALFLLAYKRFLDKDSIFNTLLLGFAMAGMLYSKYHGILVIVFVVLSNLKLFRKPRFWMASIFGFVLFVPHLLWQYENGFPSFIYHLKERNKKPYNFGKTLLHFVNMIAIVGITFPVIYNAFLKQKTNNLFEKSLKYIVYGFFVFFLISTFSSEPQAQWVIVISIPLVLIVFPFLVRELKARRWLYILGLIQLAILLTARAFFAFPSISPVPLEPHLSMQWIPELKMKTESRPLVFVNNYSEASLYNFYTGVQTHSYSILKGRKSQYDLLDFEENMQGSNIYSVSKYKSDLPEIASRTGRIYYGKPIDNYHTFEKVKCVMDKNQLNIVQGLNTIEFTLTNDYERTIVFDHVDLVGVFQGSKNKIILTVPLQAAKIDPIEANEKRKITASFNLTEMPSSEMLTFRIALDFYKLMEGFQGNKVRVEIKNK
- a CDS encoding uroporphyrinogen-III synthase gives rise to the protein MKVKTILVSQPAPKAAQSPYFDLMNKQKVKIDFRSFIHVEGETSREVRNQKIDFLSFSAVIFTSRNAVDHYFRLAEEMRVTIPDDMKYFCLSEAVAFYLQKYVVYRKRKIYVGTRTFDDLMPLIKKHKSEKFLLPSSDKVKQTMIDKMNSLNVEWKRAVLFKTVVSDLSDLENVFYDILVFFSPSGIKSLFENFPSFKQNDTRIAVFGNSTVKAAEEAGLKIDIAAPSKETPSMTMALEKYIKEVNK
- a CDS encoding GNAT family N-acetyltransferase — protein: MKWNLKKFNDLSLEEFHDIIQLRINIFVVEQDCPYPELDDKDQIAYHFFGTTDDGKIIAYTRLFAPGDYYEEAAIGRVVVHKDFRKDGIGFELMKGSVESLIRLFQVKKIKIGAQTYLQKFYESLGFISTGHHYMEDGIPHMYMIKEINS
- a CDS encoding DUF4271 domain-containing protein is translated as MFEGIERISVSSDWITLIFLTVLILVAVLQFNFSERFSKLFSLIYSEKYYTDFYKSRPLIFNWFHVIFFFIIIFNISMALYFALNSFKGPVENDSFYLYSKLLIMTSLYFGIRYILGYFLAYIFELEEGQNYFTFLKISNLALISILVFPLLVLANYSAGVFHKFLITFGLVVSVAIALFRYFVLIKNEKLSFNNIFYLFLYLCALELAPFIVIYKLFVD
- the recA gene encoding recombinase RecA, which translates into the protein MAEDKEKTAKLKALQLTLDKLDKTYGKGSVMKMGDVANENIEVIPSGSLGLDLALGVGGYPKGRVIEIFGPESSGKTTLALHAMAEAQKAGGIAAFIDAEHAFDRFYAANLGVDIDNLIISQPDYGEQALEIADNLISSGAVDIVIIDSVAALTPKSEIEGEMGDSKMGLHARLMSQALRKLTATINKTNCTVIFINQLREKIGVMFGNPETTTGGNALKFYASVRLDIRRRTQIKDGDKILGNRAKVKVVKNKVAPPFQTTEFDIMYGQGVSKVGEILDLGVELEIIKKSGSWFSYGDTKLGQGRDAVKSLIGDNPELAEELETKITEAIKTS